A stretch of Gambusia affinis linkage group LG10, SWU_Gaff_1.0, whole genome shotgun sequence DNA encodes these proteins:
- the rad54l gene encoding DNA repair and recombination protein RAD54-like, with translation MRRSLAPSELAKRKPAGEACGDGGNTGNTEKRRKVDGMRESHISPYRKPLTQLNNWPGCMEADRHESFIRSILSKPFKIPIPNYTGSLGSKALGLKHAGVRKSLHDPFAEDALVLYEPPTLSAHDLIKADKEKLPVHVVVDPVLGKVLRPHQREGVKFLWDCVTGRRIPGSYGCIMADEMGLGKTLQCITLMWTLLRQSLNAKPEINKVIVVSPSSLVRNWYNEVGKWLGGRISPVAIDGGSKEDIDKQLVNFISQHGLKVATPILIISYETFRLHADVLHRREVGLVICDEGHRLKNADNQTYQALHAMNAQRRVLISGTPIQNDLLEYFSLVHFVNAGILGTAQEFKKRFELPILKGRDADASNRDREEGEKQLKELISIVSRCLIRRTSDILSKYLPVKIEQVVCCKLTPLQTELYKRFLKQAKPTETLQEGRINVSSLSSITSLKKLCNHPALIYDKCVEEEEGFEGALHLFPPGYSTKALEPQLSGKMVTLDYILAVTRSTTGDKVVLVSNYTQTLDLFEKLCRFRRYLYVRLDGTMSIKKRAKIVEKFNSPQNPEFIFMLSSKAGGCGLNLIGANRLVMFDPDWNPANDEQAMARVWRDGQKKTCYIYRLISTGTIEEKILQRQAHKKALSSCVVDEEQDVERHFSLGQLRELFTLNEETASDTHDKFHCCRCVNGREVRLPPEGADCTSDLSQWNHCFDKKGLRDQVLKASWDSSVSFVFHQRSHEDQKGVV, from the exons ATG AGGAGGAGCCTGGCTCCCAGTGAGCTGGCTAAACGCAAACCAGCCGGAGAGGCCTGCGGCGACGGGGGCAACACAGGAAACACC GAGAAGAGAAGGAAAGTGGATGGGATGAGGGAGAGTCACATTTCTCCCTACAGGAAGCCTCTGACACAACTCAACAACTGGCCTGGATGCATGGAAGCTGACAGACAT GAGTCTTTTATCCGAAGCATTCTCTCCAAGCCTTTTAAAATTCCCATTCCCAATTACACGG GTTCACTAGGAAGCAAAGCGCTTGGCCTAAAGCATGCAGGAGTAAGGAAGTCGCTCCATGATCCATTTGCAGAAGATGCTTTGGTTCTTTATGAGCCGCCGACTCTGAGCGCCCATGATCTGATCAAAGCTGATAA GGAAAAGCTTCCAGTTCATGTTGTTGTGGATCCAGTGTTGGGAAAAGTTCTCAGACCCCATCAGAGAGag GGAGTGAAGTTCCTTTGGGACTGTGTGACCGGCAGACGCATCCCTGGATCCTACGGCTGCATCATGGCTGATGAGATGGGCCTGGGAAAGACTTTGCAGTGCATCACTCTCATGTGGACGTTGCTACGCCAGAGCCTTAATGCCAAGCCAGAGATAAACAAGGTCATTGTGGTTTCACCTTCTAGTCTGGTTCGGAACTGGTATAATGAAGTAGGAAAGTGGCTCGGAGGTCGCATTTCACCAGTGGCAATCGATGGGGGCTCAAAGGAGGATATTGATAAGCAGCTTG TGAACTTCATCTCTCAGCATGGTTTGAAAGTAGCAACACCCATCCTGATCATTTCTTATGAGACATTTCGACTTCATGCTGACGTCCTGCACAGGAGGGAAGTTGGACTTGTGATCTGTGACGAG GGACATCGACTGAAGAACGCTGACAACCAGACTTACCAAGCTCTGCATGCTATGAATGCCCAGCGGAGAGTTCTGATATCAGGCACTCCAATCCAGAACGACCTGCTGGAGTATTTCAGTCTGGTCCATTTTGTAAATGCTGGAATCCTTG GTACTGCCCAGGAGTTTAAGAAGCGATTTGAGCTTCCCATTCTGAAGGGTAGGGATGCAGACGCCAgtaacagagacagagaggaaggagaaaaacaactcAAGGAACTCATCAGCATCGTCAGCAG GTGTTTGATTAGGAGAACATCGGATATCCTGTCAAAGTATCTTCCTGTGAAAATTGAGCAAGTTGTGTGCTGCAA ACTAACTCCTTTGCAGACAGAACTGTACAAGCGCTTTCTGAAGCAGGCCAAACCCACAGAGACATTGCAAGAAGGCAGAATCAATGTCTCCTCACTGTCTTCTATCACATCTCTCAAGAAGCTGTGTAATC ACCCAGCTCTCATTTATGATAAGTGTGTTGAAGAAGAGGAGGGCTTTGAGGGCGCACTCCATCTGTTTCCTCCTGGTTACTCCACTAAAGCACTCGAACCTCAGCTGTCTg GTAAAATGGTGACTCTCGACTACATTTTGGCTGTGACGAGATCTACAACTGGTGACAAAGTGGTGCTGGTCTCCAACTATACTCAAACACTGGACCTCTTTGAAAAGTTGTGCAGATTTAGAAG GTACCTCTATGTTAGACTGGACGGCACAATGTCTATCAAGAAAAGGGCTAAGATTGTGGAAAAATTCAACAGTCCCCAA AAccctgaatttattttcatgctgAGCAGCAAGGCGGGTGGATGTGGCCTCAATCTGATTGGTGCCAATCGCTTGGTAATGTTTGATCCAGACTGGAACCCAGCCAATGATGAGCAGGCAATGGCTCGTGTGTGGAGAGATGGCCAGAAGAAGACCTGTTACATCTACAGACTGATCTCT ACTGGAACCATTGAGGAGAAGATCCTGCAGAGACAAGCCCATAAAAAAGCCCTCAGCAGCTGTGTGGTGGATGAGGAGCAGGATGTGGAGCGTCATTTTTCTCTAGGCCAACTTAGAGAACTCTTCACACTCAATGAAGAAACTGCCAGTGATACACATGACAA GTTTCACTGCTGTCGCTGTGTAAATGGCAGAGAGGTCCGGCTGCCTCCAGAAGGTGCCGACTGTACCAGTGACCTTTCCCAGTGGAACCACTGCTTTGACAAGAAGGGACTGAGGGACCAAGTGCTGAAAGCCTCCTGGGACAGTTCTGTCTCCTTTGTCTTTCATCAACGCTCTCATGAGGACCAGAAGGGTGTTGTATGA